A part of Candidatus Binatia bacterium genomic DNA contains:
- the ybeY gene encoding rRNA maturation RNase YbeY — protein sequence MAKHAPLLRRIARESLRHMGEHGTELSIALVGDEEMHRLNRDFRGKDRTTDVLAFAQREGEGVQAPLDGAPALLGDVVISLPTAERQAAERGHALERELTELLVHGILHLLGYDHERSPAEARRMFGKQRELVQAVGGAK from the coding sequence ATGGCGAAGCACGCGCCGCTCCTGCGTCGGATCGCGCGCGAGAGCCTGCGCCACATGGGCGAGCACGGCACCGAGCTCTCGATCGCGCTCGTCGGCGACGAGGAGATGCACCGCCTGAACCGCGACTTCCGCGGCAAGGACCGCACGACCGACGTGCTCGCGTTCGCGCAGCGCGAGGGCGAGGGCGTGCAGGCGCCGCTCGATGGCGCGCCGGCGCTGCTCGGCGACGTCGTCATCTCGCTGCCGACCGCCGAGCGCCAGGCGGCCGAGCGCGGGCACGCGCTCGAGCGCGAGCTCACCGAGCTGCTGGTGCACGGGATCCTCCACCTGCTGGGCTACGACCACGAGCGCTCGCCGGCCGAGGCGCGGCGGATGTTCGGCAAGCAGCGCGAGCTGGTGCAGGCGGTCGGCGGCGCGAAGTAG